Proteins encoded in a region of the uncultured Paludibaculum sp. genome:
- a CDS encoding cytochrome b/b6 domain-containing protein — MSDAVKLGALGPARHTTLVRVTHWITVFAFFALLVSGVEILISHPRFYWGETGHSLTPPLFQIPIPASRASVPTGYGYVLPDQNGWSRYLHFQAAWAVVLTGLVYVLAGLWTRHFRSNLLPAPAERSWPAFRNVIAAHLRRKPLTDGDIRSYNVLQRVTYLVVIFVLFPLVIWTGLALSPAFNSAVPAAVDWLGGRQSARTLHFFVSSALLLFLLVHVVMVAVSGFGGRMRAMTTGFVPQPKERP, encoded by the coding sequence ATGTCCGACGCCGTCAAGCTCGGAGCCCTGGGGCCAGCCCGCCACACCACGCTCGTCCGTGTGACCCACTGGATTACCGTCTTTGCTTTCTTTGCTCTGCTGGTCAGCGGTGTTGAGATCCTGATCTCTCACCCGCGCTTCTATTGGGGCGAGACCGGTCACTCGCTCACCCCTCCCCTCTTTCAGATCCCCATCCCCGCGTCGCGGGCGAGCGTCCCGACCGGCTATGGCTACGTTCTGCCTGACCAGAACGGCTGGAGCCGCTACTTGCACTTCCAGGCGGCCTGGGCCGTCGTTCTTACGGGACTCGTCTACGTCCTCGCGGGCCTGTGGACCCGCCACTTCCGGAGCAACCTGCTGCCGGCCCCGGCCGAGCGGAGCTGGCCGGCCTTCCGCAACGTCATCGCCGCGCATCTGCGCCGGAAGCCCTTGACGGACGGGGACATCCGTTCCTACAACGTCCTGCAGCGAGTCACCTATCTGGTTGTCATTTTCGTCCTGTTCCCCCTGGTCATCTGGACAGGACTGGCCCTTTCTCCCGCATTCAATTCCGCCGTTCCGGCGGCTGTGGATTGGCTGGGCGGGCGCCAGTCGGCGCGCACTCTCCACTTTTTTGTGTCTTCCGCTCTCCTCCTCTTTCTCCTCGTGCACGTCGTGATGGTCGCTGTGTCCGGCTTCGGCGGCCGGATGCGCGCCATGACCACCGGATTCGTCCCGCAGCCCAAGGAGCGCCCATGA
- a CDS encoding molybdopterin-dependent oxidoreductase: MNRPSRRKLVTTGLAAAAGVTGLAAASRLAQRYGLVPPDSGGLYGPGATLTYAAQRLLTAHSFAREFSRSQISKPPFANPVAPLGEAFGRLQAGGFADWRLSVDGLVTRPTSLSLSDLKALPVGRQITEVVCEEGWSYIAEWIGTPLGAILNACGIRPEARYVVYFCFDGEWWDSIDMADALHPQTILTWAMNDGDLPVGFGGPLRMRVPRQLGYKSVKYINRLTITDSLKGFGKGLGSAAPEAGYSWYAGI, translated from the coding sequence ATGAACAGACCGTCCCGCCGTAAGCTGGTCACCACTGGCCTGGCCGCGGCGGCGGGCGTCACCGGACTCGCCGCGGCCTCCAGGCTCGCGCAACGCTACGGGCTCGTCCCGCCGGATAGCGGAGGGCTTTACGGTCCAGGGGCAACTCTCACCTACGCGGCGCAGAGGCTCCTGACCGCTCATTCTTTCGCCCGCGAGTTCTCTCGCTCTCAGATCTCCAAGCCGCCCTTTGCCAATCCGGTGGCGCCTCTTGGTGAAGCCTTCGGGCGCCTGCAGGCCGGCGGGTTCGCCGATTGGCGGCTGTCCGTCGACGGTCTGGTCACACGGCCCACGTCGTTGTCGCTGTCCGACCTCAAGGCATTGCCTGTTGGCCGCCAGATCACTGAAGTGGTGTGCGAGGAGGGGTGGTCCTATATCGCCGAATGGATTGGAACGCCTCTGGGAGCGATCCTGAACGCGTGCGGCATCCGGCCCGAAGCCCGCTATGTCGTCTACTTCTGCTTCGACGGCGAGTGGTGGGACAGCATCGACATGGCCGATGCGCTGCATCCCCAGACGATCCTCACCTGGGCGATGAACGATGGCGATCTGCCGGTCGGCTTTGGCGGGCCGCTCCGGATGCGCGTCCCCCGCCAACTCGGCTACAAGAGCGTGAAGTACATCAACCGGCTGACGATCACCGATTCCCTGAAGGGCTTCGGCAAAGGTCTGGGCTCTGCCGCGCCGGAGGCGGGCTACTCGTGGTATGCGGGTATCTAG
- a CDS encoding dipeptidase: MSQAIDSFVSANSGRFLEELCEFLRIPSISTSPEHTADVAAAAAFVASSLKTAGLENIEVISTEGHPLVYADWLHAPGKPTVLCYGHYDVQPPDPLELWKTPPFEPTVRDGNLYARGSADDKGQMYMHVKAIEALFAVYGQLPLNVKFLIEGEEEVGGAAITKYVAANPTKLKADVALVSDTALYAEGIPTLCIGLRGLIYMEVEATGPMRDLHSGLYGGAAPNAVYGLIELLAKAKDADGRIQIPGFYDQVAEPAAAEIASWKSLPFSEEDFLAKEVGSTRLTGEPGRMVLERVWSRPTLEVHGIAGGFTGAGAKTVIPAAATAKVSMRMVPNQDPDQMYAAFEKWVADNTPAGIQTKVRKLSGGPAVIVNPEHPAIHEAAEAFKDILNSECVFIRSGGSVPIVGDFAHHLGIPTVMMGLGLPDDGLHSPNEKFRVENFYLGIRTVAHFFEKYGA; encoded by the coding sequence ATGTCTCAGGCTATCGACTCCTTCGTCAGCGCCAACTCTGGCCGCTTCCTTGAGGAACTGTGCGAGTTCCTTCGCATCCCTTCCATTTCCACTTCGCCGGAACACACCGCCGATGTGGCTGCCGCCGCTGCGTTCGTGGCCTCCAGCCTGAAGACCGCAGGGCTCGAGAACATCGAGGTGATTTCCACTGAGGGCCACCCGCTGGTCTATGCCGATTGGCTGCACGCGCCCGGCAAGCCCACGGTGCTTTGCTACGGCCACTATGACGTCCAGCCGCCGGATCCGCTGGAGCTGTGGAAGACGCCGCCGTTCGAACCCACCGTGCGCGACGGCAACCTCTATGCCCGCGGCTCGGCCGACGACAAAGGTCAGATGTACATGCACGTCAAGGCGATCGAAGCGCTCTTTGCCGTGTACGGGCAGTTGCCTCTCAACGTGAAATTCCTCATCGAGGGCGAGGAAGAGGTGGGTGGCGCGGCCATCACCAAGTACGTCGCCGCCAATCCCACCAAGCTGAAGGCCGATGTGGCCCTGGTCTCCGACACGGCCCTCTATGCCGAGGGTATTCCTACGCTTTGCATCGGCTTGCGCGGCCTCATTTACATGGAAGTCGAGGCGACCGGGCCGATGCGGGATCTGCACTCGGGGCTATATGGCGGAGCCGCGCCCAACGCTGTCTACGGCCTCATTGAGTTGCTCGCCAAAGCCAAGGACGCCGATGGCCGCATCCAGATTCCCGGCTTCTACGACCAGGTGGCGGAACCCGCCGCTGCTGAAATCGCCAGTTGGAAATCGCTGCCGTTCTCTGAAGAGGACTTCCTGGCAAAGGAGGTCGGGTCCACACGCCTGACCGGGGAACCCGGCCGCATGGTGCTGGAGCGGGTCTGGTCCCGCCCGACTTTGGAGGTCCACGGCATCGCAGGCGGCTTCACCGGAGCCGGTGCCAAAACAGTGATCCCAGCCGCCGCCACCGCCAAGGTGAGTATGCGCATGGTGCCCAACCAGGACCCCGACCAGATGTACGCGGCCTTTGAGAAGTGGGTGGCGGACAACACGCCGGCCGGCATTCAGACCAAGGTCCGCAAGCTCAGTGGAGGGCCCGCGGTGATCGTCAACCCCGAGCATCCCGCTATCCACGAAGCGGCGGAAGCGTTCAAGGACATTCTGAATTCCGAGTGCGTCTTCATTCGCTCCGGCGGCTCGGTGCCCATCGTTGGCGACTTCGCGCACCATTTGGGTATTCCCACCGTGATGATGGGCCTGGGTTTGCCGGACGACGGACTCCATTCGCCCAACGAGAAGTTCCGGGTCGAGAACTTCTATCTGGGCATCCGCACCGTGGCCCACTTCTTCGAGAAGTACGGAGCCTAG
- a CDS encoding thermonuclease family protein — MLRGLALVLLAVVASADGETWTGKVVGIQDGDTITIMLAGKQAHVRLDGIDCPELGQPFGHKARERTAELAFGRTVTVRAEKSRDRFGRVLAQVILPDGRNLNRQLVKEGYAWWYRRYAPRDRVLADGEERAREARLGLWVDEDPDPPWLWRKRRRRTD, encoded by the coding sequence GTGCTGCGCGGGCTCGCCCTTGTTCTGCTGGCCGTTGTTGCCTCGGCGGACGGAGAGACCTGGACCGGGAAGGTGGTCGGGATCCAGGACGGCGACACAATCACCATCATGTTGGCCGGGAAGCAGGCGCACGTGCGTCTGGACGGGATCGATTGCCCGGAACTGGGCCAGCCGTTTGGGCACAAGGCGCGGGAACGGACGGCCGAGTTGGCATTTGGCCGGACTGTGACTGTGCGAGCGGAGAAGTCACGGGACCGGTTTGGGCGTGTGCTGGCCCAGGTGATCCTGCCGGACGGTCGGAATCTGAACCGGCAGCTTGTGAAGGAGGGCTACGCCTGGTGGTATCGCCGCTACGCACCTCGGGATCGGGTGTTGGCCGATGGGGAGGAACGCGCGCGCGAGGCCCGCTTGGGCTTGTGGGTGGACGAGGATCCGGATCCGCCATGGCTGTGGCGCAAGCGCCGGAGGCGGACCGACTAA
- a CDS encoding secondary thiamine-phosphate synthase enzyme YjbQ, protein MKSYRKELWFEVSARRGFVNITPEIEHCLGESGVREGLCLVNAMHITASVFINDDESGLHHDYEVWLEKLAPHEPVRGYHHNRTGEDNADAHMKRQVMGREVVVAITEGRLDFGPWEQIFYGEFDGRRRKRVLVKIIGE, encoded by the coding sequence ATGAAAAGCTACCGCAAGGAACTGTGGTTCGAAGTGTCCGCGCGCCGCGGGTTTGTGAACATCACGCCGGAGATTGAGCACTGCCTGGGCGAAAGTGGGGTCCGTGAGGGTTTGTGCCTGGTGAATGCCATGCACATTACGGCCAGCGTCTTCATCAATGATGACGAGAGCGGCCTGCATCATGACTACGAGGTCTGGTTGGAGAAACTGGCGCCGCACGAGCCGGTGCGGGGCTATCACCACAACCGGACCGGGGAAGACAATGCCGACGCGCACATGAAGCGGCAGGTGATGGGGCGCGAAGTAGTAGTGGCGATCACGGAGGGCCGCCTGGATTTCGGGCCGTGGGAGCAGATCTTCTACGGCGAGTTTGACGGGCGGCGGCGGAAGCGGGTGTTGGTGAAAATCATCGGGGAATAG
- a CDS encoding YoaP domain-containing protein: MAKPPTLVDLDAANLESLPCCGVKNPEHPGRCDKNRWLKTYLKKGLRAKVLLTADQRQVGYIEYLPGEYAWRGVDARGYLFIHCIWTHYTQNQHRGFGQQMIEACVADAEAAGMHGVAVVAREKPWLASSAVFLKNGFEVVDSAPPDYQLLVKKFQPSAANPAFKTGWDDRMKKYGTGLTIIRSNQCSHIAKFADEIAECAEREYGLKPRIVQIKSHRDAQNAPTPYGVFAVLQDGRILADHQISCTRFRNLMDAQPVNPTAHS, from the coding sequence ATGGCCAAACCCCCGACCCTTGTTGATCTCGATGCGGCGAACCTCGAGTCCTTGCCGTGCTGTGGCGTCAAGAATCCCGAACACCCGGGGCGCTGCGATAAGAACCGTTGGCTCAAGACGTACCTGAAGAAGGGTCTGCGTGCCAAGGTGCTGCTGACCGCGGATCAACGGCAGGTCGGGTACATTGAGTACCTTCCTGGCGAGTATGCCTGGCGCGGAGTGGATGCGCGCGGATACCTGTTCATTCACTGCATCTGGACCCACTACACGCAGAACCAGCACAGGGGTTTTGGCCAGCAGATGATCGAGGCCTGTGTGGCCGACGCCGAGGCGGCTGGGATGCATGGTGTGGCCGTCGTGGCTCGGGAGAAGCCGTGGCTCGCTTCCTCGGCGGTGTTCCTGAAAAACGGGTTCGAAGTGGTGGATTCCGCTCCGCCGGACTACCAGCTACTGGTGAAGAAGTTCCAGCCGTCGGCCGCCAATCCGGCGTTCAAAACGGGTTGGGACGACAGGATGAAGAAGTACGGGACTGGTTTGACGATCATCCGCTCGAACCAGTGCTCGCACATCGCCAAGTTCGCCGACGAAATTGCGGAATGCGCCGAGCGGGAGTACGGGCTGAAGCCGCGGATCGTCCAAATCAAATCGCACCGTGATGCCCAGAATGCCCCCACGCCTTACGGCGTGTTCGCCGTGCTGCAGGATGGCCGGATCCTGGCGGACCACCAGATCAGCTGCACGCGGTTTCGCAATCTGATGGACGCGCAACCCGTGAATCCCACCGCGCACTCTTGA
- a CDS encoding DUF2239 family protein, whose product METPERACTAFEGNRRIAGGTLTEVALQAKAVLDAGQWAQVLIFDDVTSELIEVDFRGTPEDVLGRLRERDPVEETARRPGRPKLGVVAREVTLLPRHWAWLASQPGGASVALRKLVEQASRANQGRDRQRRAKDSAYRFLSAMAGNLPGFEEATRALFADRPEQLAGILESWPIDIRDHAKKLVAAAFEGDGPEAPDQL is encoded by the coding sequence ATGGAAACCCCCGAGAGAGCCTGCACCGCATTTGAAGGGAATCGCCGCATTGCCGGCGGTACACTGACCGAGGTCGCGCTGCAGGCAAAGGCTGTGCTGGACGCCGGCCAGTGGGCACAAGTCCTGATCTTTGATGACGTTACGAGTGAGTTGATTGAGGTGGACTTTCGGGGCACGCCGGAGGACGTTCTGGGGCGGCTGAGGGAACGCGATCCGGTGGAAGAGACGGCTCGACGTCCGGGCCGGCCCAAACTGGGCGTGGTGGCGAGGGAAGTGACGCTGCTGCCGCGCCACTGGGCATGGCTGGCGAGCCAGCCTGGAGGCGCTTCGGTGGCACTGCGAAAACTGGTGGAACAGGCCAGCCGGGCGAATCAGGGCCGAGACCGCCAGCGCCGGGCCAAGGACTCGGCGTACCGGTTTCTGTCGGCGATGGCTGGAAATCTGCCCGGCTTTGAAGAGGCGACAAGGGCGCTGTTCGCGGATCGGCCGGAGCAGTTGGCCGGCATCCTCGAATCCTGGCCCATCGATATTCGAGACCACGCGAAGAAGCTGGTGGCTGCCGCATTTGAGGGCGATGGCCCCGAGGCTCCGGACCAGCTCTGA
- a CDS encoding GIY-YIG nuclease family protein gives MLSSAERKEINRKFKERKPAVGVFAVRCTASGAAWVGASRNLDATKNQLWFALRLGVHRDPSLQQEWNARGAAAFRYEILEKLDEDVSALAVADLLKEKRRGWIEELGARAVLA, from the coding sequence ATGTTGTCGAGTGCGGAACGGAAAGAGATCAACCGGAAGTTCAAGGAGCGGAAGCCCGCCGTGGGCGTGTTCGCGGTACGGTGCACGGCCAGCGGTGCGGCCTGGGTGGGCGCTTCGCGGAACCTGGACGCGACGAAGAATCAACTGTGGTTTGCGCTGCGGCTTGGCGTCCATCGCGATCCGTCGCTGCAGCAGGAATGGAACGCGCGGGGCGCCGCCGCGTTCCGGTACGAGATTCTGGAGAAGCTCGACGAGGATGTGTCGGCGTTGGCGGTGGCGGATCTGCTGAAGGAGAAGCGGCGAGGATGGATTGAGGAGTTGGGGGCAAGGGCGGTTTTGGCGTAG
- a CDS encoding PIN domain-containing protein produces MDTSVLVAGISGFRTGTVPTSNPSAQLLRDWLERGTFTWLVSEEILDEYKTVLRRLKVRRETIGLLVNLLREEAETVVLRARRKISPDPADDPFCACAEDGAADFLVTLNPRDLPQAALAARVLAPGTPLPARRGSKRR; encoded by the coding sequence GTGGACACCTCGGTTCTCGTCGCTGGCATCTCCGGATTTCGCACCGGCACGGTCCCAACTTCCAACCCAAGTGCTCAGTTGCTGCGAGATTGGCTGGAGCGTGGCACCTTCACATGGCTCGTTTCCGAAGAAATACTCGACGAATACAAGACCGTGCTTCGCCGCCTGAAAGTCCGCCGTGAGACCATCGGACTCCTCGTCAACCTACTGCGCGAAGAGGCCGAGACGGTCGTGCTCCGGGCGAGAAGGAAGATATCCCCTGATCCGGCGGATGACCCCTTTTGCGCGTGCGCCGAGGATGGCGCGGCCGATTTTCTGGTGACCCTCAACCCACGGGACCTTCCGCAAGCCGCCCTCGCCGCAAGAGTCCTCGCTCCAGGGACGCCCTTACCCGCCCGGCGCGGCTCCAAGCGGAGATGA
- a CDS encoding helix-turn-helix domain-containing protein produces the protein MSTTTKTNRTGRKRAAGVRKVRSDMGASIIAGLEEAIAWSRGENTEARVTLIQVPEVDVRAVRRKMGLSQTQFATKFGFPPATLRNWEQGRSKPDTPTRVLMAVIAKHPEAVEDVLRAND, from the coding sequence GTGAGCACGACAACAAAAACCAACCGGACGGGGCGCAAGCGGGCCGCGGGCGTGCGGAAAGTGCGATCCGACATGGGGGCAAGCATCATCGCGGGGCTTGAGGAGGCGATTGCTTGGTCGCGTGGCGAGAACACCGAAGCAAGGGTCACACTGATACAGGTGCCGGAGGTGGACGTACGAGCAGTTCGCAGGAAGATGGGCCTCAGCCAAACCCAGTTCGCGACAAAGTTCGGCTTCCCGCCTGCCACTCTTCGAAACTGGGAACAGGGTCGATCGAAGCCGGATACGCCCACACGCGTGCTGATGGCGGTGATCGCAAAACATCCCGAGGCCGTAGAGGATGTACTTCGGGCCAACGACTAG
- a CDS encoding type II toxin-antitoxin system RelE/ParE family toxin yields MTVVETGRFLKAVEPLMSESERMELVAFLAANPESGVIMAETGGIRKLRWALGGRGKRGGARVIYYFHSGRMPLFLLTAYPKNEKENLTRAERSAMKRLVQALVAGYPATE; encoded by the coding sequence ATGACGGTCGTTGAGACCGGGCGTTTCCTCAAAGCTGTGGAACCACTCATGTCGGAGTCGGAGCGGATGGAGCTAGTGGCTTTTTTGGCCGCGAACCCGGAATCTGGTGTGATCATGGCGGAGACCGGCGGTATCAGGAAACTGCGTTGGGCTTTAGGCGGAAGAGGCAAGCGTGGCGGCGCTCGTGTGATCTATTACTTCCACAGTGGGCGGATGCCGCTTTTCCTGCTCACCGCCTATCCGAAGAACGAGAAGGAGAATCTCACCAGGGCTGAGCGTAGCGCAATGAAGCGATTGGTGCAGGCTCTGGTTGCAGGCTATCCGGCAACGGAATAG
- a CDS encoding serine hydrolase, with protein sequence MRYRPSLLLLVTAAVVAAAQTTAPPASTQRLDEQVRAYTAQDRFNGAVLVAKDGKIVLSKGYGMANFEWSVPVTPDTKFRLGSITKQFTAMAVLLLSDQGKLKVDDPVCNFVSPCPEAWKPITLHHLLSHTSGIPNFTAFKSYTTTMSQASPPVETLKRFLNEPLDFPPGSKFSYSNSGYVLLGYIIEKVSGGSYADFLRRNIFTPLEMNDTGYDDTVTVLPHRAAGYTRAGGKLQNAQFLDMTIPHAAGSLYSTTLDLMKWDEALSAHRILSPEAYKRYFTPVLNNYAYGWTVKTEDGVQQINHSGGINGFSTRIVRVPSEHLVVVVLNNVVPGQNDKLAQELVKLMLGQTLPVPEKPTEIKLSRESLEKFVGSYAIAPNFIMAVTLEGDQLVTQATGQGKVRIFAKSANTFFPKVIDAELVFDLDAEGKATGLTLIQNGRRMPAKRQ encoded by the coding sequence ATGCGGTACCGTCCATCCCTTCTTCTATTGGTGACCGCGGCCGTCGTCGCCGCCGCCCAGACCACCGCCCCGCCAGCCTCCACCCAACGCCTCGACGAGCAGGTGCGCGCCTACACCGCCCAGGACCGGTTCAATGGCGCCGTCCTCGTCGCGAAGGACGGCAAGATCGTCCTCAGCAAGGGCTACGGCATGGCCAACTTCGAGTGGAGTGTGCCCGTTACGCCGGACACCAAATTCCGCCTGGGCTCCATCACCAAGCAGTTCACCGCCATGGCTGTCCTGTTGCTGAGCGACCAGGGCAAGCTCAAGGTCGACGACCCTGTCTGCAACTTCGTCTCGCCCTGCCCGGAGGCCTGGAAGCCGATCACCCTGCACCACTTGCTGTCACACACCTCGGGCATCCCGAACTTCACCGCCTTCAAGAGCTACACGACAACCATGAGCCAGGCTTCGCCGCCCGTCGAAACCCTGAAACGCTTCCTCAACGAGCCGCTCGACTTCCCGCCCGGTTCAAAGTTCTCTTACTCCAACTCCGGCTACGTCCTTCTGGGCTACATCATCGAGAAAGTCTCCGGTGGCAGCTATGCGGATTTCCTGCGCAGGAACATCTTCACCCCGCTGGAGATGAACGACACCGGCTACGACGACACAGTCACCGTGCTGCCCCACCGCGCCGCCGGCTATACCCGCGCGGGCGGAAAGCTCCAGAACGCACAGTTCCTCGACATGACCATCCCGCATGCCGCCGGGTCGCTCTACTCCACCACGCTCGATCTCATGAAGTGGGACGAGGCTCTGAGTGCACACAGGATCCTCTCCCCGGAGGCCTATAAGCGCTATTTCACGCCGGTCCTGAACAACTACGCTTACGGTTGGACGGTCAAGACGGAGGACGGTGTCCAGCAGATCAATCACAGCGGAGGCATCAACGGCTTCTCCACACGCATTGTCCGGGTTCCAAGCGAACACCTCGTGGTGGTCGTGCTCAACAATGTCGTGCCGGGCCAGAACGACAAACTCGCTCAGGAACTCGTCAAGCTCATGCTGGGCCAGACCCTACCCGTCCCGGAAAAACCCACCGAGATCAAGCTCTCCCGGGAGTCGCTCGAGAAGTTCGTAGGCAGCTACGCCATCGCACCCAACTTCATCATGGCAGTGACGCTGGAGGGCGACCAACTCGTGACGCAGGCCACGGGTCAAGGCAAGGTCCGGATCTTCGCAAAATCCGCCAACACCTTCTTCCCCAAGGTGATCGACGCCGAACTCGTCTTCGACCTCGACGCCGAAGGCAAGGCGACCGGCCTGACCCTGATCCAGAACGGCCGCCGCATGCCGGCCAAGAGGCAGTGA
- the ftsY gene encoding signal recognition particle-docking protein FtsY, with protein sequence MLSLLDRLKQGIQKTRTGLVAKVEDVLLGKKEIDADLLEELEYTLISADIGARTSNEILEGIRQRVERHLVNDPSELRQLISEHLLGVLEAGDRPLNFAAEAPTVVLMVGVNGSGKTTTTGKLAARFSAEGKTVLLCAADTFRAAAIEQLEVWGQRTKSEIIRQSQGADPSAVVFDALQAAKARKSDVLLVDTAGRLHTKSNLMTELEKMRRTAGRVVPGAPHEVWLVLDATTGQNGLEQARKFTESAGVTGLILTKLDGTAKGGIVVAITRELNLPIRFIGVGEQAEDLLPFEPEKFISSLFEA encoded by the coding sequence ATGCTCAGTCTCCTCGATCGTTTGAAACAGGGTATCCAGAAGACCCGCACCGGCTTGGTCGCCAAGGTGGAAGACGTTCTTCTGGGCAAAAAAGAGATCGACGCCGATCTGCTGGAAGAGTTGGAATACACGCTGATTTCGGCCGATATCGGGGCGCGCACCTCGAACGAAATCCTGGAAGGCATCCGGCAGCGGGTGGAACGGCATCTGGTGAACGATCCGTCCGAATTGCGGCAATTGATCAGTGAACATCTGTTGGGCGTGCTGGAAGCGGGCGACAGGCCATTGAACTTCGCGGCCGAGGCTCCGACCGTGGTGCTGATGGTGGGCGTAAACGGGTCGGGCAAGACGACCACGACGGGCAAGCTGGCGGCGCGCTTTTCGGCCGAGGGTAAGACCGTTCTGCTGTGCGCGGCCGATACCTTCCGCGCCGCGGCGATTGAGCAACTGGAAGTCTGGGGCCAGCGGACGAAAAGTGAGATCATCCGGCAGTCGCAGGGGGCCGATCCCAGCGCCGTGGTTTTCGACGCGCTGCAAGCGGCGAAGGCTCGCAAGAGCGACGTGCTGCTGGTGGATACGGCCGGGCGGCTGCATACGAAGTCGAATCTGATGACCGAGCTGGAAAAGATGCGGCGGACGGCGGGCCGCGTGGTGCCGGGGGCTCCGCACGAGGTGTGGCTGGTGCTGGACGCCACGACGGGCCAGAACGGTCTGGAGCAGGCCAGGAAGTTTACGGAATCGGCCGGGGTGACTGGCCTGATTCTGACGAAGCTGGACGGCACCGCCAAGGGCGGCATTGTGGTGGCGATCACTCGTGAGCTGAACCTGCCCATCCGCTTTATCGGCGTCGGCGAGCAGGCCGAGGATTTGCTGCCGTTCGAGCCGGAGAAGTTCATTTCCTCGTTGTTTGAGGCATAG